From the Jilunia laotingensis genome, the window TTCCCGGATAGAGGATATGATTTCCGATGCCGTAAGGATAATTATATTGTGTGTTCAGGAGGGTATAACGTGACATTTCGTCGATTCGGTTGTTACCTAACTGTCCCCAGCCTATGCGGAGTTTTCCTAAACTGAGCCATTCGATGTTTTGCATAAAAGGTTCGGAGGAGAACTTCCAACCGAGGGAAACGGAAGGGAAATAGCCCCATCTTTCTGATTTGGCAAAGATGGACGAGGCATCCACACGGATGTTAGCCTGTAACAGGTAGCGGTCGAGTAAATTGTAGTTTACCCGTCCGATGAACCCTACGGCTGTCCATTGGCGGTCGAGTCCGCTGGTTTTGTCTCCCGTATAAGCACTTGACAAATACCAGAGATCGGAAGAGTTGCCTGCCGTTCCTTTTCGGGTAGATTCCTGATAACTGAACTTATAACCTTCCGCAATTTGTCCTGCCAACACAGTCAGGTCGTGTATTTTGTTATTCCACGAGAAGGTGAGCAGATTGTTTATTTCCCATTTGTTAGTCAGATTCTGCCGTTTGTAAACGGAAGTCAAGTCGTTGGGCATCTGGAAGTCTTCATCCAGCTTGTTTACTTCCGTGAAATCGGACCATGTTTCGGGGATGATGTAATCCGACACTTTAAACTGGTAAACGAGCCATTTCGAGATTTGGGCCGTCAGGTTCATGTTCAGGTCGATGCGGTGCCGTTTCATCTTGTTGTGATTGCGGTTCAGCACGGCTATGGGGTGATTCTCCGAATAATACCCTTTTGAATTATAGGTATATACCATAGGACTTTGGAACAATGCACTTTTCAGGACGCTATTTTGTCCTTCGGGCACGATGTTCCTGTTTTCGTTGGTATAGGTTATGTTTGTGTTCATATTGAGCCATGACACCAGTTGGCTGTTCAGGTTCATGCGTACATTGAACCGGTCGTATCCGGAAGTTTTCACTATCCCTTTTTCGTCATAATAGCTGGCACTGACCATGTATTTGTTTTTCTCGCTTCCCCCGGATACTGATAAATTGTATTGTTGCTTAAATCCAGTCTGGGTAATGGCATCCCACCAGTTTTCAGGAGAGTTATTCCGGATGGTGTCTATTCTGTGGAATTTGCTTTGATCGTAATAGAGTTCCTGTGTATCCGGATTCTTGGAATAGTATAATTTACCTTCTGTGGAGTAATTCGTCAAGCCGTTGATATAGTCCTGCATCAGCGCGAATTGTTCTATATTCATCACGTCTATCTTCTTCCATGGGTTGGAAACCCCCACAAAGGTGTCGAAGGTGATTTTCGTATCTCCCTTTTCACCGCTTTTGGTGGTGATGACTACGACACCGTTTGCCGCACGCGCACCGTATACTGCACTTGAAGCGGCATCTTTCAGTATTTCGAGGCTAGCAATATCATTCGGGTTCAGGTGATTGATTTCATCTACAATAAAACCGTCCACTACATATAGCGGATCGGCATCGTTGATTGTCCCTGTTCCACGAATCTTGATCGTGGCATTGCCACCGGGGGCTCCCGTGTTCTGGACGATATTGACACCTGCGGCTTTTCCCTGCAATGCCTGCAAGGGTGAAGCCACCGGTACATTGTTGATGTCTTTGCCGGAGACGGACGAAATGGCTCCTGTGATGTCACTCTTCTTTTGGACACCATAACCGATGACCACTACTTCATCCAGTGATTCGCTCTTTTCCTCCAGCATGACGGTCAGCTCTTTATGGTTGCCAATGTTTATTTCCTTACTGGCGTAGCCCATATAGCTGAAAACCAGAGTGGCATTGGGAGTCGTTTGAATGAAGAACTTTCCGTCAAGATTGGTTATAGTACCGTTTGAAGTTCCTTTTACCACTACGGAGACACCGATGAGCGGCTCTCTGGTTTTGTTATCCAGTACATTTCCTGATAGAGAGAGGGTGCTTTGTCCATAGGAAATCATTGAATAAAACAGGGTAATAAGAAAAATCACCCTATGGGAAACTTTATATTTAATCATCTGCAAATTTTAATTATAGTATTAGTTTTACTCTAAATGTGGTGTAAATAGCAAGGATGTTTTATAGATCATGATCATCTATAAAACATCCTTGGCAGGCAAGGGGATTTATTTAATGATTAAGCTAGTAACATAGTTACCTTCCGTAGTAGTGATCATGACTTTATAAAGTCCCTTCAGGATAGAAGATACATTTACTGAGTTATTCATTAATTTTCTTTCTTCTTTTACCACTCTTCCCGATAGGTCGTAGATTTTCACACTGAGCGCATCTCCCGGTACATTGAAGTAGAACAGGTCGGTAGTGGGGTTCGGATAGATAGCCACTTTGCCAGGCATCTGTGCAGAAGTGATTCCTACTTCGTCATCCTGAATTTCCTTACGGGTCCTGAATTCAATGTCCAGGTTATCTGCATCTTTTACAGGATCAAATCCTTCTTTGCGGTAATGATAGGCATATAGGCTTCCGTTTTCATCTTTGGTTGCAAAAATAAGGTCACCACCTAGGTTGCGCAATGAGTGTATCTTATCACCGTCCGGGTCTAAATTGGTTACACGTACGGGGAATTGCGATTTGTTGTCGATTCTGAATAGTTTCTGTTTGTATTCGGGTATTTCACTGCTTTCATTCCACCAATATAAACTACCGGAAGCTACGGTCAGTTCCTTCACCCAGTTACTTTGTGAACCGGGAGCCATATCCGATTGCATGGTTACTGTTTTGCCATCCGTATAATGAAGCTCTCCGCCATGGTTATCCGGTTTGGTAGCATCGAAACCTGTTGCAGCACAAAACATGTATACACCGTCGAATTCTATTCCGGCATCCGCGTAGCTATGGTTTTCGCTGGTCGGCTCATTCTTGTTGATATCGAAAATGGTAAAATCTTCTTTGTCGAGATTGGTACAGGCAAGTTCACAACCTGCTTCCAGTGAGAATCCGCGGAAATAGATTTTACCGTCATAGGGCAGCGCACCTACATCAGAAGCACCTCCTCCGCGCGGGAAACCTGATTCGTCAAAAGTCGGGTTGGAATCATAAATTTGGTAAGTGCCCTCTTCTGTTCCGTCACTGGCCCATGGCTCATTGCTGCTCTCGATGGAGAAGGCCTTGAAGAACAGTTTCTCATTATAGAAGTTAACCATGTTGTCAATGGCAGAATTAGCAGTACCGGTAGCTATGGTCTCCGTATTGATGTCTTTAATGAACTTGGTGCCTTCCGCAGTACCGTCTGTCACCCACAGTTCTTCACCCACGGTGCCTTCCTTGTTATCGGCTTTAAAGAATACTTTGCGGCCTACCCGGCAGTAAGGAGTCAACAAGCTGGCGTTGTCCTGTCCTGGGAATTTGGTGTCGCAATCGTAGATCATGTGAGTACCTTCTTCGGTTCCGTCACTCACCCATAACCACCATTGAGGCCCTCTCTCGCTATAGTTTTCGCTGTCAAAGTCTTTGGCTCCGAAAACAAACTGGGTTTCATTCACCTGTACGAAACCGCGCGGATCGGATGAATCGAAGTCGTGGATATCTTTCACCATGTATGTCCCGTTTTCGGTTCCGTCGGAAATCCATAACTCCATACCGTTTTCGCCATTGTTGGCAGCAAAGACGACTTTATCATTAAAGCGTGTCAACCAGTTTATGTCCGAACTTCCGCTGCCCGGATTGATGTCCTTCACCATTTTGGTTCCGGCTACCGTACCATCAGTCACCCACAACTCTTCACCGGAAG encodes:
- a CDS encoding ELWxxDGT repeat protein — translated: MNKKSFLFLISLLSVGGAFSQSLPEGMVSLLPKGVKANIDDTRKAAQYKNLVVAGEKSKGYKAFFAASDETSGEELWVTDGTVAGTKMVKDINPGSGSSDINWLTRFNDKVVFAANNGENGMELWISDGTENGTYMVKDIHDFDSSDPRGFVQVNETQFVFGAKDFDSENYSERGPQWWLWVSDGTEEGTHMIYDCDTKFPGQDNASLLTPYCRVGRKVFFKADNKEGTVGEELWVTDGTAEGTKFIKDINTETIATGTANSAIDNMVNFYNEKLFFKAFSIESSNEPWASDGTEEGTYQIYDSNPTFDESGFPRGGGASDVGALPYDGKIYFRGFSLEAGCELACTNLDKEDFTIFDINKNEPTSENHSYADAGIEFDGVYMFCAATGFDATKPDNHGGELHYTDGKTVTMQSDMAPGSQSNWVKELTVASGSLYWWNESSEIPEYKQKLFRIDNKSQFPVRVTNLDPDGDKIHSLRNLGGDLIFATKDENGSLYAYHYRKEGFDPVKDADNLDIEFRTRKEIQDDEVGITSAQMPGKVAIYPNPTTDLFYFNVPGDALSVKIYDLSGRVVKEERKLMNNSVNVSSILKGLYKVMITTTEGNYVTSLIIK
- a CDS encoding SusC/RagA family TonB-linked outer membrane protein, which produces MIKYKVSHRVIFLITLFYSMISYGQSTLSLSGNVLDNKTREPLIGVSVVVKGTSNGTITNLDGKFFIQTTPNATLVFSYMGYASKEINIGNHKELTVMLEEKSESLDEVVVIGYGVQKKSDITGAISSVSGKDINNVPVASPLQALQGKAAGVNIVQNTGAPGGNATIKIRGTGTINDADPLYVVDGFIVDEINHLNPNDIASLEILKDAASSAVYGARAANGVVVITTKSGEKGDTKITFDTFVGVSNPWKKIDVMNIEQFALMQDYINGLTNYSTEGKLYYSKNPDTQELYYDQSKFHRIDTIRNNSPENWWDAITQTGFKQQYNLSVSGGSEKNKYMVSASYYDEKGIVKTSGYDRFNVRMNLNSQLVSWLNMNTNITYTNENRNIVPEGQNSVLKSALFQSPMVYTYNSKGYYSENHPIAVLNRNHNKMKRHRIDLNMNLTAQISKWLVYQFKVSDYIIPETWSDFTEVNKLDEDFQMPNDLTSVYKRQNLTNKWEINNLLTFSWNNKIHDLTVLAGQIAEGYKFSYQESTRKGTAGNSSDLWYLSSAYTGDKTSGLDRQWTAVGFIGRVNYNLLDRYLLQANIRVDASSIFAKSERWGYFPSVSLGWKFSSEPFMQNIEWLSLGKLRIGWGQLGNNRIDEMSRYTLLNTQYNYPYGIGNHILYPGITATTIGNPDIHWEKTETLNLGLDLSFFKNRLNIGFELFNKLTTDMLLRVPVMLSAGLDDAPMTNAGSVRNRGLELSVNHKNNIGKFKYEVGFNVSYIKNKVISLGTGNEPIYGAWLEESSILDFATKTAVGKPIGSFFGYVTDGIFNTYEEVKASAQYDYGKNDFEQTTRPGDFRFKDLNGDGRITAEDRTYLGSPLPDFVFGIPLSFSYANFDLNLFFQGQTGNKIFNVMDYYLNNAAAGNLYADIRTEHWSGQLRADREFFPLNTNASVPDLDPSDAARNFRASDFFVKDGSYIRLQELRLTYNFDEKIISKLNLSNLSIFLGAYNLFTLTRYNGFDPEVGKVTGTESNNLNMGIDHGNYPQARTFTIGLKLAL